A part of Perognathus longimembris pacificus isolate PPM17 chromosome 16, ASM2315922v1, whole genome shotgun sequence genomic DNA contains:
- the Dmp1 gene encoding dentin matrix acidic phosphoprotein 1 — protein MRTSILFILLWGLSCALPVVRYQNSESESTGETGSLDHLAQLATPPTGSSESSEESKVSSEEQVNDNPSDSAETAEHLDSDDGQYFSRPAGGPSKSAGTGGHDKEDDEDDSGDDTFDDEDPGPGPEEGRQGRISRLDSDEDSADTTRSSEDSTQDASSEEVNSEDQGDSTQDSESEETRVGGVGDGESSHGDGSEFDEEGMQSDDPDSGTRSEGGRSRLSGAGSRPKASRGVSAQDSAEHPSRKFVGKSRVSEEEDGRRELADSRSREEIQSSDWVGDAEPQAAGLSQSREAGPPDSPEDSTEETRSYEDSPDVPDSSSESSQEEEPPSPDSSSSSSESQEDALSESRGDNPDPTGQPAARDSESSEEESFHTFSSSESESREEPAASEATSSEEDSPESSEESRPSHSASAESQSPESQSDQEADSDSQDSSRSQEDSSSRDSTSSSEEEGQPTNLEAESRKLTVDTYHNKPIGDQDDNDCQDGY, from the exons ATGAGGACCAGCATCCTATTTATACTCCTGTGGGGCTTATCCTGTGCTCTCCCA GTGGTCAGGTATCAAAATAGTGAATCTGAGAGCACTGGAGAAACTGGATCATTG GATCATTTGGCTCAATTAGCAACACCACCCACG ggAAGCAGTGAGTCATCAGAAGAAAGTAAAGTTAGCTCAGAGGAACAG GTCAATGATAACCCCAGTGACAGTGCAGAAACAGCGGAGCACCTGGACTCTGATGACGGCCAATACTTTTCTAGACCAGCTGGTGGCCCCTCTAAAAGTGCAGGCACTGGAGGCCACGACAAGGAGGATGATGAAGACGACAGTGGAGATGACACCTTCGACGACGAGGACCCTGGCCCAGGGCCTGAAGAAGGACGCCAAGGAAGAATCTCCCGACTTGACAGCGATGAGGATTCAGCTGACACCACACGGTCCAGTGAAGACAGCACCCAAGACGCCAGCAGCGAGGAAGTGAACAGTGAGGACCAAGGGGACTCCACCCAGGACAGCGAGAGCGAGGAGACCCGCGTGGGAGGCGTCGGGGACGGGGAGAGCAGCCACGGGGATGGCTCTGAGTTTGATGAGGAAGGGATGCAGAGTGACGATCCAGACAGCGGCACGAGGAGCGAGGGAGGCCGCTCCAGGCTGAGCGGGGCGGGCAGCAGGCCCAAGGCGTCCCGGGGGGTGAGCGCTCAGGACTCGGCCGAGCATCCCAGCAGGAAGTTCGTGGGCAAGTCTCGGGTGTCCGAGGAAGAGGATGGCAGACGTGAGCTGGCTGACAGCCGCTCTCGGGAAGAAATCCAGAGCAGCGACTGGGTGGGCGACGCGGAGCCCCAGGCCGCGGGGCTGAGCCAGTCCCGGGAGGCCGGGCCGCCTGACTCCCCGGAGGACAGCACGGAGGAGACGCGCTCTTACGAAGACAGCCCCGACGTGCCGGACTCCAGCAGCGAGTCCAGCCAGGAAGAGGAGCCGCCGTCCccggacagcagcagcagcagcagcgagtCTCAGGAGGACGCGCTGAGCGAGTCCAGGGGCGACAATCCGGACCCCACCGGCCAGCCGGCAGCGAGAGACAGCGAGTCCAGCGAGGAGGAGAGCTTCCACACCTTCTCCAGCTCCGAGAGCGAGTCCCGGGAGGAGCCGGCCGCCAGCGAGGCCACGTCGTCCGAGGAGGACAGCCCCGAGTCCAGCGAGGAGAGCCGCCCGTCCCACAGCGCCTCCGCCGAGAGCCAGAGCCCCGAGAGCCAGTCCGACCAAGAGGCCGACAGCGACTCGCAGGACAGCAGCAGGTCCCAGGAAGACAGCAGCTCCAGGGACAGCACGTCGAGCAGCGAGGAGGAGGGCCAGCCCACCAAcctggaggcagagagcagaaagCTCACGGTGGACACCTACCACAACAAGCCCATCGGGGACCAGGACGACAATGACTGCCAGGACGGCTACTAG